Proteins encoded within one genomic window of Deinococcus sp. YIM 134068:
- a CDS encoding S8 family peptidase, with product MMRLALPLLTLSLLLTACPGPSVGDEDDGTAVCPQAIPGGVPLPASVRAASVVQTQVPTPDWTAPHVPGRVLVVGAGGTLSAQGLSLLSTVRTQRVTDDLTLAVTPAGETDRAFAGRLTAAGLRAQPDFIYRALAAVNDPGYPGNEGFINESRTVTLFQDYLPRINAEGAWDFLTACGKTPMAALTAVLDSGADGSHEDLNGRLLSGATFNGGTAATQDSDGHGTAVTGLLGATTNNDVGLAGVTWSGRNVLPVKVLEASSTNQANGSTSTLAAGLNYAVRQGAKVINMSLGFAGEAGSDPGDQALEAALNSAAQSAVLVAAAGNTPNQGVYYPANNPNVIAVGALGASNTALACYSARPNATQTRALDLVAPGGAGAGVCSGATASQDMLVLAPGDNYALSAGTSEAAPLVSGVAALMRAANPSLTAAQTRALLVSSANSSGGLPLLDAEAAVRAATQ from the coding sequence ATGATGAGACTCGCGCTGCCCCTGCTGACCCTCAGTCTCCTGCTCACGGCGTGCCCCGGTCCATCGGTGGGCGACGAGGACGACGGCACCGCCGTCTGCCCACAGGCCATCCCCGGTGGCGTGCCCCTTCCCGCGAGCGTGCGGGCGGCGAGCGTGGTACAGACGCAGGTGCCCACCCCCGACTGGACCGCGCCGCACGTGCCGGGCCGGGTCCTCGTCGTAGGCGCGGGCGGCACCCTGAGCGCGCAGGGCCTGAGCCTGCTCTCCACCGTGCGGACGCAGCGGGTGACGGACGACCTCACGCTGGCCGTGACCCCGGCGGGCGAGACGGACCGGGCCTTTGCGGGTCGGCTGACGGCGGCGGGACTGCGGGCACAGCCAGACTTTATCTACAGGGCGCTGGCGGCGGTCAACGACCCCGGCTACCCTGGCAACGAGGGGTTCATCAACGAGAGCCGGACCGTGACCCTCTTCCAGGACTACCTGCCCCGCATCAACGCGGAGGGGGCATGGGACTTCCTGACGGCCTGCGGCAAGACGCCCATGGCGGCGCTGACGGCGGTGCTGGACTCTGGAGCCGACGGCAGCCACGAGGACCTGAACGGGCGGCTGCTGAGCGGCGCGACCTTCAACGGCGGCACGGCGGCCACGCAGGACTCGGACGGGCACGGCACGGCGGTCACGGGCCTGCTCGGCGCGACCACCAACAACGACGTGGGGCTGGCGGGCGTGACGTGGAGCGGGCGCAACGTGTTGCCGGTCAAGGTGCTGGAGGCCTCGTCAACGAACCAGGCGAACGGTTCGACCTCCACCCTCGCGGCGGGGCTGAACTACGCCGTGCGGCAGGGGGCCAAGGTCATCAACATGAGCCTGGGCTTCGCGGGTGAAGCGGGGAGCGACCCCGGCGACCAGGCGCTGGAGGCCGCGCTGAATAGCGCCGCGCAGAGTGCGGTGTTGGTAGCGGCGGCGGGGAATACTCCCAATCAAGGGGTGTATTACCCGGCCAACAATCCGAACGTCATCGCGGTGGGTGCCCTCGGAGCGAGCAACACTGCCCTCGCCTGCTACAGCGCCCGCCCCAATGCCACCCAGACACGTGCCCTCGATCTCGTCGCGCCTGGGGGGGCGGGAGCCGGGGTATGCAGCGGGGCCACCGCCAGCCAGGACATGCTGGTGCTGGCCCCCGGTGACAACTACGCCCTTAGCGCGGGCACGAGCGAGGCCGCGCCCCTCGTGAGCGGGGTGGCCGCCCTGATGCGCGCCGCAAACCCCAGCCTCACCGCTGCCCAGACGCGCGCCCTGCTCGTCTCCTCCGCGAACTCCTCGGGTGGTCTGCCCCTCCTCGACGCCGAGGCCGCCGTGCGCGCCGCCACGCAGTAA
- a CDS encoding Uma2 family endonuclease, which produces MSDLALRKLSEEEYLRTEELSPVRREYVDGFVYAHAGASLPHNRISSNIQGILIPASRRGSCWTYTNDMKVRVKRLGQLRYSSPDLVVVCKPHEDLREAENHPCLIVEILSQSTRQVDMTYKAQDYLSLHSLRGYLLVDSEDRAAEFYRRMPNGWELETVENGVRLPCVDVELRMEEVYAGVGAET; this is translated from the coding sequence ATGAGTGACCTGGCCCTACGCAAGCTCAGCGAGGAGGAGTACCTGCGAACGGAGGAGTTGAGTCCCGTCCGGCGTGAGTACGTAGACGGCTTCGTGTACGCCCACGCGGGCGCGAGCCTGCCGCACAACCGCATCTCCTCGAACATCCAGGGCATTCTCATTCCGGCGAGCCGACGCGGCTCCTGCTGGACCTACACCAACGATATGAAAGTTCGTGTCAAGCGGCTGGGGCAACTTCGCTACTCCTCCCCCGATCTCGTCGTCGTGTGCAAACCGCACGAGGACTTGAGGGAGGCCGAGAATCACCCCTGCCTGATCGTGGAAATTCTCAGCCAATCCACCCGGCAGGTGGACATGACCTACAAAGCTCAGGACTACCTCAGCCTGCACAGCCTGCGGGGCTATCTCCTCGTGGACAGCGAGGACCGGGCCGCCGAGTTCTACCGCCGGATGCCGAACGGGTGGGAACTGGAGACGGTGGAGAACGGCGTGCGCCTGCCATGTGTGGACGTGGAGTTGAGGATGGAGGAGGTCTATGCAGGGGTGGGGGCGGAGACATAG
- the acnA gene encoding aconitate hydratase AcnA — protein MAMNLFGARDTLTTKAGQPLYYYRLGRLQELGHDVSKLPFSVKVLLESVLREANDYDVRQEDVAAVAGWKPVNEEIEIPFKPARVILQDFTGVPAVVDLAAMRSAMLALGGDPNKINPLIPVDLVIDHSVQVDEFGTDFALANNMALEFERNRERYEFLRWGQQAFDNFGVVPPASGIIHQVNLEYLAKGVQSRPEDDGVVVYPDSLVGTDSHTTMINGLGIVGWGVGGIEAEAVMLGQPIYMLMPEVIGFKVTGAMPEGATATDLALRVTQMLREKGVVGKFVEFYGAGLSNMTLPDRATIANMAPEYGATMGFFPVDDEALRYLRRTGRLEDEIELVEAYYKAQGMFRTDETPDPVFTDTMELDLSTIVPSLAGPKRPQDRVNLSDMHTVFAEALTAPIKARGFELSQDKLGATGTIGGTDLQIGHGAVTLASITSCTNTSNPSVLIAAGLVAKKAVERGLKPKPWVKTSLAPGSRVVTEYLETAGLQAYLDQIGFNTVGYGCMTCIGNSGPLPEPVVQAIGEGDLVVASVLSGNRNFEGRVNPHIRANYLASPPLVVAYALAGTVVNDILSDPIGTGSDGRPVYLRDLWPTNAEIQTIMDQAINAEMFKRVYDGIEQSNTDWNAIPVSEGALYNWNPESTYIQNPPFFENLAGGPSEIVSSIEGARVLVKVGDSVTTDHISPAGSFKADTPAGKYLMERGIQPKDFNSYGSRRGNDRIMTRGTFANIRLKNQLASGTEGGFTTDYTTGQVSTIYDAAQNYKASNIPLLVFAGKDYGMGSSRDWAAKGTFLLGVRAVIAESFERIHRSNLVGMGVLPIQFKNGDTADSLGIVGDEFFDVILPGDLKPRQDVTLRFTKDGVSRAVTVQCRIDTPVEIDYYKNGGILQTVLRGILERSKGEVKA, from the coding sequence ATGGCGATGAACCTGTTCGGTGCGCGCGACACGCTCACCACGAAGGCCGGGCAACCGCTCTACTACTACCGGCTGGGCCGTTTGCAGGAACTCGGGCATGACGTGAGCAAGCTGCCCTTCTCGGTGAAGGTGCTGTTGGAGAGCGTGCTGCGCGAGGCCAACGACTACGACGTGCGTCAGGAGGACGTGGCCGCCGTCGCGGGATGGAAGCCCGTCAACGAGGAGATCGAGATTCCCTTCAAGCCCGCCCGCGTGATCCTGCAAGACTTCACGGGCGTCCCCGCCGTGGTGGACCTCGCGGCGATGCGGAGCGCGATGCTGGCGCTCGGCGGCGATCCCAACAAGATCAACCCCCTGATCCCGGTGGACCTCGTGATCGACCACTCGGTGCAGGTGGACGAGTTCGGCACCGACTTCGCCCTCGCCAACAACATGGCGCTGGAGTTCGAGCGCAACCGCGAGCGCTACGAGTTCCTCAGATGGGGCCAGCAGGCGTTCGACAACTTCGGCGTGGTGCCGCCCGCCTCGGGCATCATCCACCAGGTCAACCTCGAATACCTCGCCAAGGGCGTGCAGAGCCGCCCCGAGGACGACGGCGTGGTCGTGTACCCCGACTCCCTCGTGGGCACCGACTCGCACACCACCATGATCAACGGTCTGGGCATCGTGGGCTGGGGCGTCGGCGGCATCGAGGCCGAGGCGGTCATGCTCGGTCAGCCCATCTACATGCTGATGCCCGAGGTGATCGGCTTCAAGGTCACGGGCGCGATGCCGGAGGGGGCCACCGCGACCGACCTCGCCCTGCGCGTGACGCAGATGCTGCGCGAGAAGGGCGTGGTGGGCAAGTTCGTGGAGTTTTACGGGGCGGGCCTGAGCAACATGACCCTGCCCGACCGCGCGACCATCGCCAACATGGCCCCCGAGTACGGCGCGACGATGGGCTTCTTCCCGGTGGACGACGAGGCGCTGCGCTACCTGCGCCGCACGGGCCGCCTGGAGGACGAGATCGAACTCGTCGAGGCGTACTACAAGGCCCAGGGCATGTTCCGCACCGACGAGACGCCCGATCCCGTGTTCACCGACACCATGGAACTCGACCTCTCGACCATCGTGCCCTCCCTCGCCGGGCCGAAGCGCCCGCAGGACCGGGTGAACCTCAGCGACATGCACACGGTCTTTGCCGAGGCGCTGACCGCCCCGATCAAGGCGCGCGGCTTCGAGCTGTCGCAGGACAAGCTGGGCGCGACCGGCACCATCGGCGGCACCGACCTCCAGATCGGTCACGGCGCGGTGACGCTGGCGTCCATCACCTCCTGCACGAACACCTCGAACCCCAGCGTCCTGATCGCGGCGGGCCTCGTCGCCAAGAAGGCGGTCGAGCGGGGCCTCAAGCCCAAGCCCTGGGTGAAGACCAGCCTCGCGCCCGGTTCCAGGGTCGTGACCGAGTACCTGGAGACGGCGGGCCTCCAGGCGTACCTCGACCAGATCGGCTTCAACACCGTGGGCTACGGCTGCATGACCTGCATCGGCAACTCAGGGCCGCTGCCCGAACCCGTCGTGCAGGCGATTGGGGAGGGCGACCTCGTGGTGGCCTCCGTGCTGTCGGGCAACCGCAACTTCGAGGGCCGCGTCAACCCGCACATCCGCGCGAACTACCTCGCCTCGCCGCCCCTGGTGGTGGCCTACGCGCTCGCCGGGACGGTCGTGAACGACATCCTGAGCGACCCCATCGGCACGGGCAGCGACGGTCGCCCCGTGTACCTGCGCGACCTGTGGCCCACGAACGCCGAGATTCAGACCATCATGGACCAGGCGATCAACGCCGAGATGTTCAAGCGGGTCTACGACGGCATCGAGCAGAGCAACACCGATTGGAACGCCATCCCCGTCTCCGAGGGGGCGCTGTACAACTGGAACCCCGAGTCCACCTACATCCAGAACCCGCCCTTCTTCGAGAACCTGGCGGGCGGTCCCAGCGAGATCGTGTCCTCCATCGAGGGGGCGCGGGTGCTTGTCAAGGTCGGGGACTCGGTGACGACCGACCACATCAGCCCGGCTGGCTCCTTCAAGGCCGACACCCCGGCGGGCAAGTACCTGATGGAGCGCGGCATCCAGCCGAAGGACTTCAACTCCTACGGCTCGCGCCGGGGCAACGACCGCATCATGACGCGCGGCACGTTCGCCAACATCCGCCTCAAGAACCAGCTCGCCTCCGGCACCGAGGGCGGCTTCACCACCGACTACACGACCGGCCAGGTGAGCACCATCTACGACGCCGCCCAGAACTACAAGGCGAGCAACATCCCCCTCCTCGTCTTCGCGGGCAAGGACTACGGCATGGGCAGCAGCCGCGACTGGGCCGCGAAGGGCACCTTCCTCCTCGGGGTGAGGGCCGTCATCGCCGAGAGCTTCGAGCGCATCCACCGCTCCAACCTCGTCGGGATGGGCGTGCTGCCCATCCAGTTCAAGAACGGCGACACCGCAGATTCGCTGGGCATCGTGGGCGACGAGTTCTTCGACGTGATCCTGCCCGGCGACCTCAAGCCGCGCCAGGACGTGACGCTCCGCTTCACCAAGGACGGCGTGAGCCGCGCCGTGACCGTCCAGTGCCGCATCGACACGCCCGTGGAGATCGACTACTACAAGAACGGCGGCATCCTCCAGACCGTGCTGCGCGGAATTCTGGAGCGGAGCAAGGGTGAAGTGAAGGCGTAG
- a CDS encoding type III polyketide synthase: protein MPPMPALPVLRSLVTGHPPHRAAQTEIREAARTLFPRLSARPHMLDVFDNAQIKSRALARPLEWYLEPRGFGEKNAVFVEEARALTLRLAREALDRAEVAPADVDAVVVVNTSGLSTPSLDASLIETLGLNRHAARLPVWGLGCAGGASGLARAADLVRAGYRRVLFVAVELCSVTLVKGDETKSNFVGTALFADGGAALVITAPDVPGPAPLLSLHGGYSTLIEDSEDIMGWDVVDEGLKVRFSRDIPTLVHSMMAENVADALAAHGWTRGDVGTFVVHPGGVKVLAAYEDALDLPPGTLDASRRVLCRHGNMSSVTVLFVLEETLRAHPQGKGLLSAMGPGFSAEHVLIEFGG from the coding sequence ATGCCCCCTATGCCTGCTCTGCCCGTCCTTCGCTCGCTCGTCACCGGGCATCCGCCGCACCGCGCCGCGCAAACGGAGATTCGGGAGGCGGCCCGCACCCTCTTCCCGCGTTTGAGCGCGCGTCCGCACATGCTCGACGTGTTCGACAACGCGCAGATCAAGTCCCGCGCGCTCGCCCGGCCCCTGGAGTGGTATCTGGAGCCGCGCGGCTTCGGCGAGAAGAACGCCGTCTTCGTGGAGGAGGCCCGCGCGCTGACCCTGCGCCTGGCCCGCGAGGCGCTGGACCGGGCCGAGGTCGCCCCCGCCGACGTGGACGCCGTGGTTGTCGTCAATACCAGCGGCCTGAGCACGCCGAGCCTCGACGCCTCCCTCATCGAGACGCTGGGGCTGAATCGGCACGCGGCGCGGCTGCCCGTGTGGGGGCTGGGCTGTGCGGGTGGTGCCTCCGGATTGGCGCGGGCGGCGGACCTCGTGCGGGCGGGATACCGGCGCGTGCTGTTCGTGGCGGTGGAGCTGTGCAGCGTGACGCTGGTCAAGGGCGACGAGACCAAGAGCAACTTCGTGGGCACCGCCCTGTTCGCCGACGGCGGCGCGGCCCTCGTGATCACCGCGCCCGACGTGCCCGGCCCGGCCCCGCTCCTCAGCCTCCACGGCGGCTACTCCACGTTGATCGAGGATTCCGAGGACATCATGGGCTGGGACGTGGTGGACGAGGGCCTGAAGGTCCGCTTCTCCCGCGACATCCCCACCCTCGTTCACTCCATGATGGCGGAGAACGTGGCGGACGCGCTCGCCGCCCACGGCTGGACACGCGGGGACGTGGGCACCTTCGTGGTTCACCCCGGCGGCGTGAAGGTGCTCGCCGCCTACGAGGACGCGCTGGACCTGCCGCCGGGCACGCTGGACGCCAGCCGCCGCGTCCTGTGCCGTCACGGCAACATGAGCAGCGTGACCGTCCTCTTCGTGCTGGAGGAGACGTTGCGTGCCCATCCGCAGGGCAAAGGCCTCCTGAGTGCGATGGGACCGGGCTTCAGCGCCGAGCATGTACTGATCGAGTTCGGTGGGTGA
- a CDS encoding aldo/keto reductase, with translation MTKLEANAAQSGTFRIGGELEVNRLGFGAMRITGEGVWGDPADREGALATLRRLPDLGVNFIDTADSYGPAVSEELLREALYPYDTVVIATKGGFVRTGPNVWTALGRPDYLKQQAYLSRRRLGVERIDLWQLHRIDAGVPHDEQFGAIRELMDEGVIRHAGLSEVSVEEIEAARQVFPVATVQNLYNLVNRKSEDVLDHCGREGIGFIPWYPLAAGGLAREGNVLDEVARRIGATPSQVALAWVLKRSPVMLPIPGTGKVRHLEENVAAAGLQLSDDDFHRLDEVGRQEWESKRR, from the coding sequence ATGACCAAGCTGGAAGCGAACGCCGCGCAGAGCGGCACGTTCCGCATCGGGGGTGAGCTGGAGGTCAACCGCCTCGGCTTCGGCGCGATGCGGATCACGGGGGAGGGCGTCTGGGGCGACCCCGCCGACCGGGAGGGGGCACTCGCCACCCTGCGCCGCCTGCCCGACCTCGGGGTGAACTTCATCGACACTGCCGACTCGTATGGCCCGGCGGTGAGCGAGGAGCTGCTCCGCGAGGCCCTGTATCCCTACGACACGGTGGTGATCGCCACGAAGGGGGGCTTTGTCCGCACCGGCCCGAACGTATGGACCGCGCTGGGTCGCCCCGACTACCTCAAGCAGCAGGCATACCTCTCCCGCCGCCGCCTCGGCGTGGAGCGCATCGACCTGTGGCAGCTCCACCGCATCGACGCCGGGGTTCCCCACGACGAGCAGTTCGGGGCCATCCGCGAGCTGATGGACGAGGGCGTGATCCGCCACGCCGGGCTGAGTGAGGTCAGCGTCGAGGAGATCGAGGCCGCCCGGCAGGTCTTCCCGGTCGCCACGGTGCAGAACCTCTACAACCTCGTGAACCGCAAGTCCGAGGACGTGCTCGACCACTGCGGGCGCGAGGGCATCGGCTTCATCCCGTGGTATCCCCTCGCGGCGGGCGGCCTCGCGCGGGAGGGCAACGTCCTCGACGAGGTGGCACGGCGGATCGGGGCCACGCCGTCACAGGTCGCGCTCGCCTGGGTCCTGAAGCGCAGCCCCGTCATGCTCCCCATCCCCGGCACGGGCAAGGTCCGCCACCTGGAGGAGAACGTGGCCGCCGCCGGGCTGCAACTCTCTGACGACGACTTCCACCGCCTCGACGAGGTGGGCCGTCAGGAGTGGGAGAGCAAGCGCCGCTGA